In a genomic window of Telopea speciosissima isolate NSW1024214 ecotype Mountain lineage chromosome 5, Tspe_v1, whole genome shotgun sequence:
- the LOC122661527 gene encoding ubiquitin-conjugating enzyme E2 28-like: MRVKELWTPKIAGMASKRIIKELKDLQRDPPTSCSAGPVADDMFHWQATIIGPNDSPYSGGVFLVTIHFPPDYPFKPPKVAFRTKVFHPNINSNGNICLDILKEQWSPALTISKVLLSICSLLTDPNPDDPLVPEIAHMCKSDKVKYEFTARSWTQKYAMG, translated from the exons gagTGAAAGAACTCTGGACTCCAAAGATTGCTGGAATGGCATCCAAGAGAATTATTAAGGAGCTCAAGGACTTGCAGAGAGACCCACCAACTTCATGCAGTGCAG GTCCAGTGGCGGATGATATGTTCCATTGGCAGGCAACCATCATTGGACCAAACGACAGTCCTTACTCTGGAGGTGTTTTCCTTGTGACCATCCATTTCCCACCTGACTATCCTTTCAAGCCTCCTAAG GTTGCGTTTAGGACCAAAGTCTTCCATCCAAATATAAACAGCAATGGAAACATCTGTTTGGACATACTCAAGGAACAATGGAGTCCTGCACTCACCATATCCAAG GTTTTGCTTTCCATATGTTCTCTGCTCACTGACCCAAACCCAGATGACCCACTGGTTCCTGAGATTGCTCATATGTGCAAGTCTGACAAAGTCAAGTATGAGTTCACGGCTCGCAGCTGGACCCAGAAGTATGCCATGGGCTGA